One window from the genome of Paracoccus marcusii encodes:
- a CDS encoding Crp/Fnr family transcriptional regulator encodes MQAVTPRTTSAKGRAPVQIPDLLSILTRLKPALIADLDKPQLAALVAEAALVHIRRPRDILRQGEPADWIYLIIKGRIEVNYLDINGNRVMAHLAVPGEVLGEVEQFSGRTCAASCTTLPDTTVMLLDAAMILRHVPADLLMRNFAKIFHDRLTRDNRQHSVAMFYAAEDRIRINLLTMTSAESPRIQLSQTDLAAIAGCSRQTVNKTLSQLRAEGIVEMGRGEIRVLDRARLKSARPGCDQVLPDEGFARIPDAAMPIVVMPKA; translated from the coding sequence ATGCAGGCAGTTACCCCACGGACGACTTCGGCCAAGGGCAGGGCACCTGTCCAGATCCCCGACCTGCTGTCGATCCTGACGCGCCTGAAGCCTGCGCTGATCGCCGATCTGGACAAGCCTCAGCTGGCGGCCCTGGTGGCTGAAGCTGCCCTCGTTCATATCCGTCGCCCCAGGGACATCCTGCGCCAAGGCGAGCCTGCCGACTGGATCTATCTGATCATCAAGGGCCGGATCGAGGTCAACTATCTGGACATCAACGGAAATCGCGTGATGGCCCATCTTGCCGTTCCCGGCGAGGTGCTGGGAGAGGTCGAGCAGTTTTCCGGCCGGACCTGCGCGGCAAGCTGCACCACGCTGCCGGACACGACGGTGATGCTGCTGGATGCGGCAATGATCCTGCGACACGTTCCGGCCGACCTGCTGATGCGCAACTTTGCCAAGATCTTTCACGACCGCCTGACGCGGGACAACCGCCAGCACTCGGTCGCGATGTTCTATGCCGCCGAAGATCGCATCCGGATCAACCTGTTGACCATGACCAGCGCCGAATCTCCGCGGATCCAGCTGAGCCAGACCGATCTGGCGGCGATCGCCGGATGCTCGCGCCAGACCGTCAACAAGACGCTGTCGCAACTGCGCGCCGAAGGCATCGTCGAGATGGGGCGCGGAGAGATCCGGGTCCTGGACCGCGCCCGGCTGAAGTCCGCACGACCCGGCTGCGACCAGGTCCTGCCCGACGAGGGGTTCGCCCGCATCCCCGATGCCGCCATGCCCATCGTGGTCATGCCGAAAGCGTGA
- a CDS encoding GGDEF domain-containing protein: MSAQALGQLLPMHLWLSACGKVLSVGPTLSKLIPDLADGLADRLVSGRAGQGPCPLQAIRTAVEHRRRLFLRVVQSRDLVLRGHGVQVDDGTLLVNLGFGIGLHRAIRAAGLTDDDFAPSELAMELLFLHEANRGVLTELSRFNTQLAQSRELALLQAQTDPLTGLQNRRGLEIALSLSLRTADFADEVAHPFAIAHLDLDHFKQVNDQLGHQAGDDLLRAVGAVLRSHIRKADTAARIGGDEFVLILRGMTSRAALQQLADRIIVAIRALSPPELTDLQVSASLGILVWHPGGPDQPEQVLAMADKALYLSKGAGRGRATII, encoded by the coding sequence ATGTCCGCCCAGGCGCTTGGGCAGCTGCTGCCCATGCACTTGTGGCTGTCGGCCTGCGGCAAGGTCCTGTCCGTCGGGCCGACGCTGTCCAAGCTGATCCCCGACCTGGCAGACGGGCTGGCGGACCGGTTGGTCAGCGGGCGCGCGGGGCAGGGGCCCTGTCCGCTGCAGGCGATCCGCACCGCAGTCGAACACCGCCGCCGCCTGTTCCTGCGCGTGGTCCAGTCGCGCGACCTGGTCCTGCGCGGCCATGGCGTTCAGGTCGATGATGGGACGCTGCTGGTCAATCTGGGTTTCGGCATTGGCCTTCATCGTGCGATTCGTGCTGCGGGGCTGACGGATGACGATTTTGCGCCCTCAGAACTGGCAATGGAACTGCTGTTCCTGCACGAGGCCAACCGCGGCGTCCTGACCGAACTATCGCGCTTTAATACCCAGTTGGCGCAATCGCGCGAACTGGCCCTGCTGCAGGCGCAGACCGATCCGCTCACCGGCCTGCAGAATCGCCGCGGGCTGGAGATCGCGCTGTCCCTGTCGCTGCGCACGGCCGATTTCGCGGACGAGGTCGCGCATCCCTTTGCTATCGCGCATCTGGATCTGGACCATTTCAAGCAGGTCAACGACCAGCTGGGGCACCAGGCGGGGGACGACCTGTTGCGGGCGGTCGGTGCGGTCCTGCGCAGCCATATCCGCAAGGCCGACACGGCGGCGCGGATAGGGGGTGACGAATTCGTCCTGATCCTGCGGGGCATGACATCGCGGGCCGCCCTGCAGCAGCTTGCCGACCGGATCATCGTGGCGATCCGGGCGCTGTCGCCGCCGGAACTGACCGATCTGCAGGTTTCGGCCAGCCTGGGCATCCTGGTCTGGCATCCCGGCGGTCCGGACCAGCCGGAGCAGGTACTGGCGATGGCGGACAAGGCCCTCTACCTATCCAAGGGGGCGGGGCGCGGGCGAGCGACAATCATCTAG
- a CDS encoding DUF3572 family protein, with protein sequence MAYSAQQAADLATQTLILLADRPQDLAQFMEAAGLQPADIRNFASRPDIALFLLDFLVEDDDRLCSFADSLGVRPGDIMTARTALSGPGSYGWEAD encoded by the coding sequence ATGGCGTATTCGGCCCAGCAGGCCGCCGATCTGGCGACGCAGACGCTGATCCTGTTGGCCGATCGGCCGCAGGATCTGGCGCAGTTCATGGAGGCCGCCGGCCTGCAGCCCGCCGATATCCGCAATTTCGCCAGCCGTCCCGACATCGCCCTGTTCCTGCTTGATTTCCTAGTTGAGGACGATGACCGCCTGTGCAGCTTTGCCGACAGCCTTGGCGTGCGTCCGGGCGACATCATGACGGCTCGCACGGCCCTGTCGGGGCCGGGCAGCTATGGCTGGGAGGCCGACTAG
- a CDS encoding diguanylate cyclase, producing the protein MTARIMVADGIATARITLKVRLSAVRYDVAAVASAAQLMQELDAALPDLIILGNFPEGSAIDICGRLSRDPRLADIPVLMLVRPEQRLAALQAGATATLEPDVDDQMLMARIRNILRQSDAPQASQMGMAEAPAGFVHADRPLIVLIADSQTRARRWRQMLSERMPCRFEIRDPDEALGAASAGRTADLYLISADIRERGDGLRLLSELRSRQGSRDAGFVIAIGPDRAELSAIALDLGAGDVMPDALCTAATAEAAAVSLQMLLSRKSKSDQRRAEVQRHMLWAMTDPLTGLYNRRYALPKLADIARDAMLAHQGFAVFAIDLDHFKAVNDCHGHTAGDAVLAEVAQRLRDTIGVDGMTARMGGEEFLAVQGNCPPVRAARIAEALRLAVQARPVRLPGLSGGGAIRVTASVGVAMVAPADDIWPDQLARVALERADRALLAAKAAGRNQVVCSRAERAA; encoded by the coding sequence ATGACGGCACGTATCATGGTTGCAGATGGCATAGCGACGGCGCGGATCACGTTGAAGGTCCGGCTGTCCGCCGTGCGCTATGACGTGGCCGCGGTCGCCTCGGCCGCGCAGCTGATGCAGGAACTGGACGCGGCCCTGCCTGACCTGATCATCCTGGGAAACTTCCCCGAGGGATCGGCCATCGACATCTGCGGGCGGCTGTCGCGCGATCCGCGGCTGGCGGATATCCCGGTGCTGATGCTGGTCCGGCCCGAACAGCGGCTGGCCGCGCTGCAGGCGGGGGCAACCGCGACGCTTGAACCCGACGTCGACGACCAGATGCTGATGGCGCGGATCCGAAACATTCTGCGCCAGTCGGATGCCCCGCAGGCCAGCCAGATGGGCATGGCCGAGGCACCGGCCGGTTTCGTCCATGCCGATCGTCCATTGATCGTGCTCATCGCGGACAGCCAGACCCGTGCGCGGCGCTGGCGGCAGATGCTGTCCGAACGTATGCCCTGCAGGTTCGAGATCCGCGATCCTGACGAGGCGCTGGGCGCCGCATCCGCGGGGCGGACGGCGGACTTGTACTTGATCTCGGCCGATATCCGCGAGCGTGGTGACGGGCTGCGCCTGCTGTCCGAACTGCGGTCTCGTCAGGGGTCTCGGGATGCGGGCTTCGTCATCGCCATCGGGCCTGACCGGGCCGAGCTGTCGGCCATCGCCCTGGATCTTGGGGCGGGTGACGTGATGCCGGACGCGCTGTGCACCGCTGCGACGGCCGAGGCCGCGGCAGTGTCGTTGCAGATGCTGCTGTCGCGCAAATCCAAAAGCGACCAGCGTCGGGCCGAAGTTCAGCGCCATATGTTGTGGGCGATGACCGATCCGCTGACCGGATTGTACAACCGCCGCTATGCCCTTCCCAAGCTGGCCGACATCGCGCGCGACGCGATGCTGGCGCATCAGGGATTCGCGGTCTTTGCCATCGACCTGGACCATTTCAAGGCGGTGAATGACTGCCATGGTCACACCGCCGGCGATGCCGTCCTGGCCGAGGTCGCGCAGCGTCTGCGCGATACCATCGGCGTGGACGGCATGACGGCCCGCATGGGCGGAGAGGAGTTCCTGGCTGTGCAGGGCAACTGTCCCCCGGTACGCGCGGCCCGCATTGCCGAGGCGCTGCGGCTGGCCGTGCAGGCGCGGCCCGTACGCCTGCCGGGCCTGTCCGGCGGCGGCGCGATCCGGGTGACGGCGTCGGTCGGGGTGGCCATGGTCGCGCCCGCGGACGACATCTGGCCGGATCAGCTGGCGCGCGTGGCGCTTGAGCGCGCGGACCGGGCGCTGCTGGCCGCCAAGGCTGCGGGGCGCAACCAGGTCGTCTGTTCGCGTGCGGAACGTGCGGCATAG
- a CDS encoding DUF983 domain-containing protein, which yields MTDAAKITPSLTPERPTGQAMLRGARGRCPACGEGRMFSSYLKVADACPHCHEDLHHQRADDGPAYLTILIVSHLGAPLLLASFIAWRPSAMTMILSFGLGAIVLSLAMLPVIKGAMVGLQWARRMHGFGRA from the coding sequence ATGACAGATGCTGCCAAGATCACCCCATCGCTGACCCCCGAACGCCCGACGGGCCAGGCCATGCTGCGCGGCGCACGGGGCCGCTGCCCGGCCTGCGGAGAGGGGCGGATGTTCTCCAGCTACCTCAAGGTGGCGGATGCCTGTCCCCATTGCCACGAGGATCTGCACCACCAGCGGGCCGACGACGGCCCGGCCTACCTGACCATCCTGATCGTGTCGCATCTGGGTGCGCCATTGTTGCTGGCATCCTTCATCGCGTGGCGCCCCAGTGCCATGACGATGATCCTGTCCTTTGGCCTTGGGGCGATTGTGCTGTCGCTGGCGATGCTGCCGGTGATCAAGGGCGCCATGGTCGGGTTGCAGTGGGCACGGCGCATGCACGGGTTCGGCCGGGCATGA
- a CDS encoding DNA mismatch repair protein MutT has protein sequence MSVAIRDAATVLVVRRDADGASVLMGMRGAGAAFMPSKFVFPGGAVDPEDAQVALARPLGPTCRARLLQEDGLSPDAIAAAALRELAEETGLLIGRPGGAPCGWPGHVKAGLTPDAGPLIYLFRAITPPGRPRRFDAHFFVADAADIAGDPDDFGAACDELSHLHWVPLTQASALDLPFITEVVLAELTALIRDLPHDQPLAAPDTVPFFDNRGPVPVFRQIA, from the coding sequence ATGAGCGTCGCCATCCGCGATGCCGCAACCGTTCTGGTCGTGCGCCGCGACGCGGACGGTGCGTCGGTCCTGATGGGCATGCGCGGCGCCGGCGCGGCCTTCATGCCGTCGAAATTCGTCTTTCCCGGCGGGGCCGTCGACCCCGAGGACGCGCAGGTTGCCTTGGCCCGTCCCCTTGGCCCGACCTGCCGCGCGCGCCTGCTGCAGGAGGATGGCCTGTCCCCCGACGCCATCGCTGCCGCGGCCCTGCGCGAACTGGCCGAAGAAACCGGCCTGCTGATCGGCCGTCCGGGGGGCGCACCCTGCGGCTGGCCCGGCCATGTCAAGGCAGGTCTGACTCCTGATGCGGGTCCGCTGATCTATTTGTTCCGGGCCATCACGCCACCGGGGCGACCCCGCCGGTTCGATGCGCATTTTTTCGTCGCGGATGCGGCCGACATCGCCGGCGACCCCGATGATTTTGGCGCCGCCTGCGACGAGCTGTCCCATCTGCACTGGGTGCCGCTGACTCAGGCAAGCGCGCTGGATCTGCCCTTCATCACCGAGGTCGTGCTGGCCGAACTGACGGCGCTGATCCGCGACCTGCCGCATGACCAGCCGCTGGCCGCGCCGGACACGGTGCCCTTCTTTGATAATCGCGGGCCCGTGCCGGTCTTTCGCCAGATCGCCTAG
- a CDS encoding enoyl-CoA hydratase-related protein produces MNFETIQFATADGVATLTLNRPAVMNALNTRMRAEITQVLTTLAPDVRAVVMTGAGRGFCSGQDLTDAGAAADLERTLREEYEPMLAAVTTCPVPVIAAVNGVAAGAGANLALAADVVIAAESASFIQAFTRIGLIPDAGGTWIIPRAVGMARAMGTMLFAEPVSARQAADWGMIWQALPDADFAAGVTARAQALAKGPTGAFLAIRQALTASFGNDMQAQLALEARLQGQAGRSHDFAEGVTAFLEKRPAVFTGR; encoded by the coding sequence ATGAACTTCGAGACCATTCAGTTCGCGACAGCCGACGGCGTCGCCACGCTGACGCTGAACCGCCCCGCGGTGATGAATGCGCTGAACACCCGCATGCGGGCCGAGATCACGCAGGTGCTGACGACGTTGGCGCCCGATGTGCGTGCCGTGGTGATGACCGGGGCAGGCCGGGGGTTCTGTTCCGGGCAGGACCTGACCGATGCGGGTGCCGCCGCCGATCTGGAGCGCACCCTGCGCGAGGAGTACGAACCGATGCTGGCCGCGGTGACTACCTGTCCCGTGCCGGTCATCGCCGCGGTGAACGGGGTGGCGGCCGGGGCCGGGGCGAACCTGGCGCTGGCCGCCGACGTGGTGATCGCCGCGGAAAGCGCCAGCTTCATCCAGGCCTTCACCCGGATCGGGCTGATCCCGGATGCGGGCGGGACCTGGATCATCCCGCGGGCGGTCGGCATGGCGCGCGCGATGGGGACGATGCTGTTCGCCGAACCCGTGTCCGCGCGGCAGGCGGCGGACTGGGGGATGATCTGGCAGGCGCTGCCTGACGCCGATTTCGCCGCAGGGGTCACGGCCCGGGCGCAGGCGCTGGCCAAGGGGCCGACCGGCGCGTTTCTGGCCATCAGGCAGGCACTGACGGCCTCGTTCGGGAACGACATGCAGGCGCAACTTGCGCTGGAGGCACGTCTGCAGGGGCAGGCCGGACGCAGTCACGATTTCGCCGAAGGGGTGACGGCGTTCCTGGAAAAGCGGCCGGCGGTCTTTACCGGCCGCTAG
- a CDS encoding cytochrome c-type biogenesis protein has protein sequence MRVRAAALALILTACPVLAVQPDEVLPDAAMEARAREISQQLRCPVCQGENIDESNAPISRDLRLYVRERLLEGDSNDQVIDAVADRFGEFVLFNPRPDGANMILWLAAPLMALVALLTAAGFLRARNRPAPEVEALDPDERRRLAEIMRDP, from the coding sequence ATGAGGGTCCGGGCCGCCGCACTGGCGCTGATCCTGACCGCCTGTCCGGTCTTGGCCGTCCAGCCTGACGAGGTCCTGCCCGACGCCGCGATGGAGGCACGCGCCCGCGAGATTTCGCAACAGCTGCGTTGCCCCGTCTGCCAAGGAGAGAACATCGACGAATCCAACGCGCCGATCAGCCGCGACCTGCGGCTCTACGTGCGCGAGCGGTTGCTGGAGGGGGACAGCAACGACCAGGTGATCGACGCGGTCGCCGACCGCTTTGGCGAATTCGTGCTGTTCAATCCGCGGCCCGATGGGGCGAACATGATCCTGTGGCTGGCCGCGCCCCTGATGGCGCTGGTTGCATTGCTGACCGCGGCCGGCTTCCTGCGCGCCCGCAACCGCCCGGCGCCCGAGGTCGAGGCCCTGGACCCCGACGAACGTCGGCGCCTGGCCGAGATCATGCGCGATCCCTGA
- a CDS encoding heme lyase CcmF/NrfE family subunit, which produces MIAELGHFALILAFMVAIYQMTVPMIGAAKEWHGWMDSARPAAMAQLLLMVISFGALTIAFVTSDFSVLLVYENSHTLKPMLYKISGVWGNHEGSMLLWVLILALFGAAAALFGGNLPPSLRARVLGVQASVSVAFYAFIIFTSNPFWRMGNPPFDGRDLNPLLQDPGLAFHPPFLYLGYVGLSMAFSFAVAALIEGRVDAAWARWVRPWTLAAWVFLTIGIALGSWWAYYELGWGGFWFWDPVENASFMPWLLAAALLHSAIVVEKREALKSWTILLAIMAFGFSLIGTFIVRSGVITSVHSFANDPERGVFILAILAVFIGGALTLFAARASEMTAKGVFAPLSREGALVLNNVLLAVSAFVVFIGTIWPLVAEMVWGRVLSVGPPFFNQAFTPFMIVLAIALPIGSLMPWKRATLARSLRPLRGPLILSAAIMMLVFAVSTGNSALAVIGAGLGSWLIFGALADLWLRTGSSGASRLLRLPRADWGKAVAHSGLGVTFVAVSLIQAWQVEDVRVAQIDQPFAVGSYDLVLRDVRRADGPNYLAQKAVIEASRDGSPVAILSPEKRVYPVQGMPTTEAAIDYGFWRDLYVVLGDEQPGGGWAVRTYIKPFANWIWAGCLMMAIGGLISLTDRRYRVAAGAARQARPGAVPAE; this is translated from the coding sequence ATGATCGCTGAACTTGGCCATTTCGCCCTGATCCTGGCCTTCATGGTCGCGATCTATCAGATGACCGTGCCGATGATCGGCGCCGCAAAGGAATGGCACGGCTGGATGGACAGCGCCCGCCCGGCGGCCATGGCCCAGTTGCTGCTGATGGTCATCAGCTTCGGCGCACTGACGATCGCCTTCGTCACGTCCGACTTCTCGGTCCTGCTGGTCTACGAGAACTCGCACACTCTCAAGCCGATGCTCTACAAGATCAGCGGTGTCTGGGGCAACCACGAGGGCTCGATGCTGCTGTGGGTGCTGATCCTCGCGCTGTTCGGCGCGGCGGCGGCGCTGTTCGGGGGCAACCTGCCGCCCAGTCTGCGGGCACGGGTGCTGGGGGTCCAGGCATCGGTCAGCGTGGCGTTCTATGCATTCATCATCTTCACGTCGAACCCGTTCTGGCGCATGGGCAATCCGCCTTTCGACGGGCGCGACCTGAACCCGCTGCTGCAGGACCCAGGTTTGGCTTTCCACCCGCCGTTCCTGTATCTGGGTTATGTCGGCCTTTCGATGGCCTTCAGCTTTGCCGTCGCCGCCCTGATAGAGGGTCGCGTGGATGCGGCCTGGGCGCGTTGGGTCCGTCCCTGGACCCTGGCTGCCTGGGTGTTTCTGACCATCGGCATCGCGCTTGGCTCCTGGTGGGCCTATTACGAACTGGGCTGGGGCGGCTTCTGGTTCTGGGATCCGGTCGAGAACGCCAGCTTCATGCCCTGGTTGCTGGCCGCCGCGCTGCTGCATTCCGCCATCGTCGTCGAAAAGCGCGAGGCGTTGAAAAGCTGGACGATCCTTCTGGCGATCATGGCGTTCGGTTTCTCGCTGATCGGCACGTTCATCGTCCGATCGGGGGTCATCACCTCTGTCCACAGCTTCGCAAACGACCCTGAACGTGGCGTCTTCATCCTGGCGATCCTTGCGGTGTTCATCGGCGGCGCCCTGACGCTGTTCGCGGCCCGCGCGTCCGAGATGACCGCCAAGGGCGTCTTCGCCCCCCTGTCGCGCGAGGGCGCGTTGGTGCTGAACAACGTGCTGTTGGCCGTGTCGGCCTTTGTCGTGTTCATCGGCACGATCTGGCCGCTGGTGGCCGAGATGGTCTGGGGACGGGTGCTTTCCGTGGGCCCGCCCTTCTTCAACCAGGCCTTTACCCCGTTCATGATCGTGTTGGCGATCGCCCTGCCCATCGGGTCGCTGATGCCGTGGAAACGCGCTACGCTGGCCCGCAGCCTGCGCCCGCTGCGCGGTCCGCTGATCCTGTCGGCGGCGATCATGATGCTGGTTTTTGCGGTGTCGACCGGCAATTCGGCGCTTGCCGTGATTGGGGCGGGGCTGGGATCCTGGCTGATCTTCGGCGCGCTGGCCGATCTGTGGCTGCGGACCGGCAGTTCCGGCGCGTCGCGCCTGTTGCGCCTGCCTCGTGCCGATTGGGGCAAGGCGGTCGCGCATTCCGGGCTGGGCGTCACCTTCGTGGCCGTGTCCCTGATCCAGGCTTGGCAGGTCGAGGATGTGCGCGTGGCGCAGATCGACCAGCCCTTTGCGGTCGGCAGCTATGACTTGGTCCTGCGCGACGTGCGCCGGGCGGACGGACCCAACTATCTGGCCCAGAAGGCCGTGATCGAGGCCAGCCGCGACGGCAGCCCGGTCGCGATCCTCTCTCCGGAAAAGCGCGTCTATCCCGTCCAGGGGATGCCCACGACCGAGGCCGCAATTGATTACGGCTTCTGGCGCGATCTGTATGTCGTTCTGGGTGACGAACAGCCCGGCGGCGGATGGGCGGTGCGGACCTATATCAAGCCCTTTGCCAACTGGATCTGGGCGGGCTGTCTGATGATGGCCATCGGCGGGCTGATCAGCCTGACCGACCGGCGCTATCGCGTGGCGGCGGGTGCGGCCCGGCAGGCGCGCCCCGGCGCGGTCCCCGCGGAATGA
- a CDS encoding holin family protein, with protein MGLIDRFIGIAPTVTALGSAATGMAEVFTQNATRRMELDEEAYARAIAQHGQEFAVPRQGWFDGFVNGLNRLPRPLLALGTMALFIYAMVEPIGFGIRMEGLQRVPEPLWWLLGAIVGFYFGAREAHHFRHRVWPAPVTEETTIVSGTVTTPVAISADDFADNAALRDWLATLRE; from the coding sequence ATGGGCCTGATCGACCGCTTCATCGGAATCGCCCCGACCGTCACCGCCCTGGGCAGCGCCGCGACCGGCATGGCCGAGGTCTTTACCCAGAACGCCACCCGCCGGATGGAACTGGACGAGGAGGCCTATGCCCGCGCCATCGCCCAGCACGGCCAGGAATTCGCGGTGCCGCGGCAGGGCTGGTTCGACGGGTTCGTCAACGGCCTGAACCGCCTGCCGCGCCCGCTGCTGGCTTTAGGGACGATGGCGCTGTTCATCTATGCGATGGTCGAGCCGATCGGATTCGGCATCCGCATGGAGGGGCTGCAACGCGTCCCCGAACCCCTGTGGTGGCTGCTGGGCGCCATCGTGGGGTTCTATTTCGGCGCGCGCGAGGCGCATCATTTCCGCCACCGCGTCTGGCCCGCCCCCGTGACCGAGGAGACGACCATCGTCTCCGGCACCGTCACAACGCCTGTCGCCATCTCCGCGGACGATTTCGCCGACAACGCGGCACTGCGCGACTGGCTGGCGACCCTGCGCGAATAG
- a CDS encoding holin-associated N-acetylmuramidase codes for MPSVEQIARQIVAREGGYVNDPDDPGGATNFGVTIGTMQSLGMDLNRDGRIDAADVRALTRAQAEQIFVEHYFRKPRLAELPEPLQASVFDMYVNAGGNAVKILQRLVSRMGFRTADDGVVGPMTIAAVADAAEAAPDHLVDAYGIARRNYYYALADQRPASRKYARSKAGGKGGWITRAEEFMAPRYRLSEAEHRQRTSAWA; via the coding sequence ATGCCAAGCGTCGAACAGATTGCCCGTCAGATCGTGGCCCGCGAAGGCGGGTACGTGAACGACCCCGACGATCCGGGCGGGGCCACCAACTTTGGCGTCACCATCGGCACGATGCAGTCCCTGGGGATGGACCTGAACCGCGATGGCCGCATCGACGCCGCCGATGTGCGCGCCCTGACGCGGGCGCAGGCCGAACAGATCTTCGTCGAGCATTATTTTCGCAAGCCACGCCTTGCCGAACTGCCCGAACCGCTGCAGGCCAGCGTCTTTGACATGTATGTCAACGCAGGCGGGAATGCGGTCAAGATTCTGCAGCGCCTGGTCAGCCGAATGGGCTTTCGCACCGCCGATGACGGGGTCGTCGGGCCGATGACCATCGCGGCCGTGGCAGACGCGGCCGAGGCTGCGCCGGATCATCTGGTTGACGCCTATGGGATCGCGCGGCGCAACTATTACTATGCGCTGGCCGATCAGCGCCCGGCCAGCCGCAAGTACGCGCGCAGCAAGGCGGGCGGCAAGGGCGGCTGGATCACCCGCGCCGAGGAGTTCATGGCCCCCCGCTATCGCCTCAGCGAGGCTGAGCACCGCCAGAGGACATCCGCATGGGCCTGA
- the ccmE gene encoding cytochrome c maturation protein CcmE has product MKSLKKQRRVQVLAAASLALVVAVGLIGYGFSDGINLYRSPSQVAETAPEPDEFFQLGGLVKDGSIVNGTGMAFDFVITDGAVEIPVTYVGNDPRPDLFSEGQGTIAKGHYRDGRFEARDLLAKHDETYMPREVVDTLKATGVYQEPGT; this is encoded by the coding sequence ATGAAATCCCTGAAGAAGCAGCGCCGCGTCCAGGTTCTGGCGGCGGCAAGCCTGGCCCTGGTCGTGGCGGTGGGGCTGATCGGATACGGCTTCAGCGACGGCATCAATCTCTATCGCTCTCCCAGCCAGGTGGCCGAGACGGCGCCCGAGCCCGACGAGTTCTTTCAGCTGGGCGGGCTGGTTAAGGACGGATCCATCGTCAATGGCACCGGCATGGCGTTCGATTTCGTGATCACCGACGGCGCGGTCGAGATCCCGGTGACCTATGTCGGCAACGACCCCCGCCCGGACCTGTTCAGCGAAGGGCAGGGCACCATCGCCAAGGGTCACTACCGCGACGGCCGGTTCGAGGCGCGCGACCTGCTGGCCAAGCATGACGAGACCTATATGCCCCGCGAGGTGGTGGATACGCTGAAGGCGACCGGCGTCTATCAGGAACCCGGCACCTAA
- a CDS encoding glutamate racemase, translating to MAIGVFDSGLGGLTVHQAITARLPDLPLVYLGDNAHAPYGVRTADDIFDLTCKGVERLWDEGCDLVILACNTASAAALKRMQETWLPADKRVLGVFVPMIEALTERAWGDNSPPRRVAVNNVALFATPATVASRAFQRELAFRAVGVDVEAQPCAGVVDAIEMGDEQLAEALVTSHVEALKRRMPYPEAAVLGCTHYPLMQDAFQRALGPQVKVFSQAGLVAESLADYLTRRPEFVGSGTTSMYLTTGDPVRVGGKATQFLRRAISFDPA from the coding sequence ATGGCGATTGGGGTGTTCGATTCGGGTCTGGGCGGGCTGACGGTCCATCAGGCCATTACCGCGCGCCTGCCTGACCTGCCGCTGGTCTATCTGGGCGACAACGCTCATGCGCCCTATGGGGTGCGCACCGCCGACGACATTTTCGATCTGACCTGCAAGGGCGTCGAGCGCCTGTGGGACGAGGGCTGCGATCTGGTGATCCTGGCCTGCAACACCGCCAGTGCCGCGGCGCTGAAGCGGATGCAGGAAACCTGGCTGCCGGCGGACAAGCGCGTCCTGGGCGTGTTCGTTCCCATGATCGAGGCGCTGACCGAACGGGCCTGGGGCGATAATTCGCCGCCGCGCCGGGTGGCGGTCAACAACGTCGCGCTGTTTGCCACACCCGCGACCGTCGCCAGCCGCGCGTTTCAGCGCGAACTGGCGTTCCGCGCGGTGGGCGTCGATGTCGAGGCCCAGCCCTGCGCCGGCGTGGTCGATGCGATCGAGATGGGCGACGAGCAGCTGGCGGAGGCCCTGGTCACCAGCCATGTCGAGGCGCTGAAGCGCCGTATGCCGTACCCGGAGGCCGCGGTGCTGGGCTGCACCCATTACCCGCTGATGCAGGACGCGTTCCAGCGCGCCCTGGGGCCGCAGGTCAAGGTCTTCAGCCAGGCGGGGCTGGTCGCCGAAAGCCTGGCCGACTATCTGACGCGCAGGCCCGAATTCGTTGGGTCGGGCACGACGTCGATGTATCTGACGACCGGCGATCCGGTGCGGGTGGGCGGCAAGGCCACGCAGTTCCTGCGCCGCGCCATCAGCTTTGATCCCGCCTGA